One part of the Salmo salar chromosome ssa10, Ssal_v3.1, whole genome shotgun sequence genome encodes these proteins:
- the zbtb7a gene encoding zinc finger and BTB domain-containing protein 7A isoform X1: MALPSCRCVPLDETCSKHSEDPTRGLPRKDWRLGVCYCLSPCCQNMPSLVLPTVPSHATQWGAPASSQTEETPFMASCYITLHKTGRRTDGRTDTRAAAVIGGSAAGWWKMSSGAGGRGGRWLRGGGGGEAAEEGPVGIPFPEHSADILGSLNKQRLSGLLCDVLLITQEREFTAHRSVLASCSSYFHKLFTSGPKASQQNVYTIDFVAAEALGALLDFAYTATLTVSHSSVGDILAAARLLEIPPVQEVCTHLLDTKVLSPPAGSERGEEEEDGEGEGGKGGGGWGQQGNRLRAREYLEYFQRGAHWSSSCSTPELRDMPTHLHFNHGNGAHSNGAPGGPSEYCSPLDLAQAPTQDPDDEEDDEEDEVKVEHSESHRDTLTWARGNGGGPGASFYAPAQNGHFYLPTEPKLEPEEEEEEDGMRDGERGSASALLQQMMDSIERQKERAAAGEDPGEGEDPDVEFYLNYFNSTQHEDAAVSQGLLPLWATRGGSSQDRGGGERGGRGEERGGGGGERKMRSKAFQKCPICSKVIQGAGKLPRHIRTHTGEKPYECAICKVRFTRQDKLKVHMRKHTGEKPYLCTQCGAAFAHNYDLKNHMRVHTGLRPYQCSSCFKTFVRSDHLHRHLKKDGCNGIPSRRGRKPRVRDPGLLEASMGLVDPGPRSGRERRRMEAASAEGASRVHAHSPQPQERPEEPGH, encoded by the exons ATGGCGTTGCCCTCTTGCAGGTGCGTTCCTTTAGATGAGACGTGCAGCAAGCACTCCGAGGACCCTACCCGAGGCTTACCGAGGAAAGACTGGAG gctgggtgtgtgttactGCCTCTCCCCATGCTGTCAGAACATGCCTAGCCTAGTTCTCCCCACAGTGCCAAGCCATGCCACACAGTGGGGTGCACCAGCTTCCAGTCAGACCGAAGAGACACCTTTCATGGCTAGCTGTTACATCACATTACACAAG acaggcagacggacagacggcAGGACGGACACGCGGGCGGCGGCTGTGATTGGCGGCTCGGCGGCAGGCTGGTGGAAGATGTCGTCGGGAGCCGGTGGGAGGGGTGGGCGGTGGCTCAGGGGTGGGGGGGGAGGGGAAGCGGCGGAGGAAGGCCCAGTGGGCATCCCCTTCCCCGAGCACAGCGCAGACATCCTGGGCAGTCTGAACAAGCAGCGCCTCAGCGGCCTGCTGTGCGACGTGCTCCTGATCACCCAGGAGAGGGAGTTCACTGCCCACCGTTCAGTCCTGGCCTCCTGCagctcctacttccacaagtTGTTCACCTCGGGCCCGAAGGCCAGCCAGCAGAACGTCTACACCATAGACTTTGTGGCGGCCGAGGCCCTGGGCGCCCTGCTGGACTTTGCCTATACAGCCACGCTAACGGTCAGTCACAGCTCCGTGGGAGACATCCTGGCCGCCGCCCGCCTGCTGGAGATCCCGCCCGTCCAGGAAGTCTGCACTCACCTGCTGGACACCAAAGTGCTCTCCCCGCCG GCGGGTAGTGagcgaggagaggaagaggaggatggggagggggagggagggaagggtggaggaggatgggggcaGCAGGGGAATCGACTGCGGGCCCGGGAGTATCTAGAATACTTCCAGAGAGGGGCCCACTGGAGCAGCAGCTGCAGCACGCCAGAGCTCAGGGACATGCCCACACACCTGCACTTTAACCATGGCAACGGGGCCCACAGCAACGGGGCCCCCGGGGGCCCCAGCGAGTACTGCTCTCCCCTGGACCTTGCCCAGGCCCCCACACAGGACCCAGATGATGAGGAGGACGACGAGGAGGACGAAGTAAAGGTGGAGCACTCTGAGAGCCACAGGGACACGCTGACCTGGGCCAGGGGGAACGGAGGGGGGCCAGGGGCCTCTTTCTACGCTCCAGCCCAGAACGGACACTTCTACCTCCCCACGGAGCCCAAACTGGAgccggaggaggaagaggaggaagatggcatgcgggatggggagagaggctcGGCCAGCGCCCTCCTGCAGCAGATGATGGACTCAATCGAGAGGCAGAAGGAGCGGGCCGCGGCCGGGGAGGACCCGGGGGAGGGGGAGGACCCGGACGTGGAGTTTTACTTGAATTACTTTAACAGCACGCAGCATGAGGACGCCGCCGTCTCACAGGGACTGCTGCCCCTCTGGGCGACACGGGGAGGCTCCAGCcaagatagagggggaggagagaggggaggaagaggagaagagagaggagggggcggaggggagaggaagatgcGCTCCAAGGCCTTCCAGAAGTGCCCCATCTGCTCCAAGGTCATCCAGGGCGCAGGCAAGCTACCCCGCCACATCCGCACGCACACGGGAGAGAAGCCCTACGAGTGCGCCATCTGCAAAGTGCGCTTCACCAG GCAGGACAAGCTCAAGGTTCACATGCGTAAGCAtacgggagagaagccttacctgTGTACGCAGTGTGGTGCAGCGTTCGCCCACAACTACGACCTGAAGAACCACATGCGCGTGCACACAGGCCTGCGGCCCTACCAGTGCTCCAGCTGCTTTAAGACTTTTGTGCGTTCAGACCACCTGCACCGCCACCTCAAGAAGGACGGCTGCAATGGTATCCCGTCCCGCCGGGGCCGAAAGCCTCGGGTACGGGACCCCGGGCTCCTGGAGGCCTCCATGGGGCTGGTGGACCCCGGCCCTCGCAGTGGCAGGGAGAGACGGCGCATGGAGGCAGCCTCGGCAGAGGGGGCCTCCAGGGTCCATGCACACAGTCCCCAGCCCCAGGAGAGGCCAGAGGAGCCGGGGCActga
- the zbtb7a gene encoding zinc finger and BTB domain-containing protein 7A isoform X3: MSSGAGGRGGRWLRGGGGGEAAEEGPVGIPFPEHSADILGSLNKQRLSGLLCDVLLITQEREFTAHRSVLASCSSYFHKLFTSGPKASQQNVYTIDFVAAEALGALLDFAYTATLTVSHSSVGDILAAARLLEIPPVQEVCTHLLDTKVLSPPAGSERGEEEEDGEGEGGKGGGGWGQQGNRLRAREYLEYFQRGAHWSSSCSTPELRDMPTHLHFNHGNGAHSNGAPGGPSEYCSPLDLAQAPTQDPDDEEDDEEDEVKVEHSESHRDTLTWARGNGGGPGASFYAPAQNGHFYLPTEPKLEPEEEEEEDGMRDGERGSASALLQQMMDSIERQKERAAAGEDPGEGEDPDVEFYLNYFNSTQHEDAAVSQGLLPLWATRGGSSQDRGGGERGGRGEERGGGGGERKMRSKAFQKCPICSKVIQGAGKLPRHIRTHTGEKPYECAICKVRFTRQDKLKVHMRKHTGEKPYLCTQCGAAFAHNYDLKNHMRVHTGLRPYQCSSCFKTFVRSDHLHRHLKKDGCNGIPSRRGRKPRVRDPGLLEASMGLVDPGPRSGRERRRMEAASAEGASRVHAHSPQPQERPEEPGH; this comes from the exons ATGTCGTCGGGAGCCGGTGGGAGGGGTGGGCGGTGGCTCAGGGGTGGGGGGGGAGGGGAAGCGGCGGAGGAAGGCCCAGTGGGCATCCCCTTCCCCGAGCACAGCGCAGACATCCTGGGCAGTCTGAACAAGCAGCGCCTCAGCGGCCTGCTGTGCGACGTGCTCCTGATCACCCAGGAGAGGGAGTTCACTGCCCACCGTTCAGTCCTGGCCTCCTGCagctcctacttccacaagtTGTTCACCTCGGGCCCGAAGGCCAGCCAGCAGAACGTCTACACCATAGACTTTGTGGCGGCCGAGGCCCTGGGCGCCCTGCTGGACTTTGCCTATACAGCCACGCTAACGGTCAGTCACAGCTCCGTGGGAGACATCCTGGCCGCCGCCCGCCTGCTGGAGATCCCGCCCGTCCAGGAAGTCTGCACTCACCTGCTGGACACCAAAGTGCTCTCCCCGCCG GCGGGTAGTGagcgaggagaggaagaggaggatggggagggggagggagggaagggtggaggaggatgggggcaGCAGGGGAATCGACTGCGGGCCCGGGAGTATCTAGAATACTTCCAGAGAGGGGCCCACTGGAGCAGCAGCTGCAGCACGCCAGAGCTCAGGGACATGCCCACACACCTGCACTTTAACCATGGCAACGGGGCCCACAGCAACGGGGCCCCCGGGGGCCCCAGCGAGTACTGCTCTCCCCTGGACCTTGCCCAGGCCCCCACACAGGACCCAGATGATGAGGAGGACGACGAGGAGGACGAAGTAAAGGTGGAGCACTCTGAGAGCCACAGGGACACGCTGACCTGGGCCAGGGGGAACGGAGGGGGGCCAGGGGCCTCTTTCTACGCTCCAGCCCAGAACGGACACTTCTACCTCCCCACGGAGCCCAAACTGGAgccggaggaggaagaggaggaagatggcatgcgggatggggagagaggctcGGCCAGCGCCCTCCTGCAGCAGATGATGGACTCAATCGAGAGGCAGAAGGAGCGGGCCGCGGCCGGGGAGGACCCGGGGGAGGGGGAGGACCCGGACGTGGAGTTTTACTTGAATTACTTTAACAGCACGCAGCATGAGGACGCCGCCGTCTCACAGGGACTGCTGCCCCTCTGGGCGACACGGGGAGGCTCCAGCcaagatagagggggaggagagaggggaggaagaggagaagagagaggagggggcggaggggagaggaagatgcGCTCCAAGGCCTTCCAGAAGTGCCCCATCTGCTCCAAGGTCATCCAGGGCGCAGGCAAGCTACCCCGCCACATCCGCACGCACACGGGAGAGAAGCCCTACGAGTGCGCCATCTGCAAAGTGCGCTTCACCAG GCAGGACAAGCTCAAGGTTCACATGCGTAAGCAtacgggagagaagccttacctgTGTACGCAGTGTGGTGCAGCGTTCGCCCACAACTACGACCTGAAGAACCACATGCGCGTGCACACAGGCCTGCGGCCCTACCAGTGCTCCAGCTGCTTTAAGACTTTTGTGCGTTCAGACCACCTGCACCGCCACCTCAAGAAGGACGGCTGCAATGGTATCCCGTCCCGCCGGGGCCGAAAGCCTCGGGTACGGGACCCCGGGCTCCTGGAGGCCTCCATGGGGCTGGTGGACCCCGGCCCTCGCAGTGGCAGGGAGAGACGGCGCATGGAGGCAGCCTCGGCAGAGGGGGCCTCCAGGGTCCATGCACACAGTCCCCAGCCCCAGGAGAGGCCAGAGGAGCCGGGGCActga
- the zbtb7a gene encoding zinc finger and BTB domain-containing protein 7A isoform X2 translates to MPSLVLPTVPSHATQWGAPASSQTEETPFMASCYITLHKTGRRTDGRTDTRAAAVIGGSAAGWWKMSSGAGGRGGRWLRGGGGGEAAEEGPVGIPFPEHSADILGSLNKQRLSGLLCDVLLITQEREFTAHRSVLASCSSYFHKLFTSGPKASQQNVYTIDFVAAEALGALLDFAYTATLTVSHSSVGDILAAARLLEIPPVQEVCTHLLDTKVLSPPAGSERGEEEEDGEGEGGKGGGGWGQQGNRLRAREYLEYFQRGAHWSSSCSTPELRDMPTHLHFNHGNGAHSNGAPGGPSEYCSPLDLAQAPTQDPDDEEDDEEDEVKVEHSESHRDTLTWARGNGGGPGASFYAPAQNGHFYLPTEPKLEPEEEEEEDGMRDGERGSASALLQQMMDSIERQKERAAAGEDPGEGEDPDVEFYLNYFNSTQHEDAAVSQGLLPLWATRGGSSQDRGGGERGGRGEERGGGGGERKMRSKAFQKCPICSKVIQGAGKLPRHIRTHTGEKPYECAICKVRFTRQDKLKVHMRKHTGEKPYLCTQCGAAFAHNYDLKNHMRVHTGLRPYQCSSCFKTFVRSDHLHRHLKKDGCNGIPSRRGRKPRVRDPGLLEASMGLVDPGPRSGRERRRMEAASAEGASRVHAHSPQPQERPEEPGH, encoded by the exons ATGCCTAGCCTAGTTCTCCCCACAGTGCCAAGCCATGCCACACAGTGGGGTGCACCAGCTTCCAGTCAGACCGAAGAGACACCTTTCATGGCTAGCTGTTACATCACATTACACAAG acaggcagacggacagacggcAGGACGGACACGCGGGCGGCGGCTGTGATTGGCGGCTCGGCGGCAGGCTGGTGGAAGATGTCGTCGGGAGCCGGTGGGAGGGGTGGGCGGTGGCTCAGGGGTGGGGGGGGAGGGGAAGCGGCGGAGGAAGGCCCAGTGGGCATCCCCTTCCCCGAGCACAGCGCAGACATCCTGGGCAGTCTGAACAAGCAGCGCCTCAGCGGCCTGCTGTGCGACGTGCTCCTGATCACCCAGGAGAGGGAGTTCACTGCCCACCGTTCAGTCCTGGCCTCCTGCagctcctacttccacaagtTGTTCACCTCGGGCCCGAAGGCCAGCCAGCAGAACGTCTACACCATAGACTTTGTGGCGGCCGAGGCCCTGGGCGCCCTGCTGGACTTTGCCTATACAGCCACGCTAACGGTCAGTCACAGCTCCGTGGGAGACATCCTGGCCGCCGCCCGCCTGCTGGAGATCCCGCCCGTCCAGGAAGTCTGCACTCACCTGCTGGACACCAAAGTGCTCTCCCCGCCG GCGGGTAGTGagcgaggagaggaagaggaggatggggagggggagggagggaagggtggaggaggatgggggcaGCAGGGGAATCGACTGCGGGCCCGGGAGTATCTAGAATACTTCCAGAGAGGGGCCCACTGGAGCAGCAGCTGCAGCACGCCAGAGCTCAGGGACATGCCCACACACCTGCACTTTAACCATGGCAACGGGGCCCACAGCAACGGGGCCCCCGGGGGCCCCAGCGAGTACTGCTCTCCCCTGGACCTTGCCCAGGCCCCCACACAGGACCCAGATGATGAGGAGGACGACGAGGAGGACGAAGTAAAGGTGGAGCACTCTGAGAGCCACAGGGACACGCTGACCTGGGCCAGGGGGAACGGAGGGGGGCCAGGGGCCTCTTTCTACGCTCCAGCCCAGAACGGACACTTCTACCTCCCCACGGAGCCCAAACTGGAgccggaggaggaagaggaggaagatggcatgcgggatggggagagaggctcGGCCAGCGCCCTCCTGCAGCAGATGATGGACTCAATCGAGAGGCAGAAGGAGCGGGCCGCGGCCGGGGAGGACCCGGGGGAGGGGGAGGACCCGGACGTGGAGTTTTACTTGAATTACTTTAACAGCACGCAGCATGAGGACGCCGCCGTCTCACAGGGACTGCTGCCCCTCTGGGCGACACGGGGAGGCTCCAGCcaagatagagggggaggagagaggggaggaagaggagaagagagaggagggggcggaggggagaggaagatgcGCTCCAAGGCCTTCCAGAAGTGCCCCATCTGCTCCAAGGTCATCCAGGGCGCAGGCAAGCTACCCCGCCACATCCGCACGCACACGGGAGAGAAGCCCTACGAGTGCGCCATCTGCAAAGTGCGCTTCACCAG GCAGGACAAGCTCAAGGTTCACATGCGTAAGCAtacgggagagaagccttacctgTGTACGCAGTGTGGTGCAGCGTTCGCCCACAACTACGACCTGAAGAACCACATGCGCGTGCACACAGGCCTGCGGCCCTACCAGTGCTCCAGCTGCTTTAAGACTTTTGTGCGTTCAGACCACCTGCACCGCCACCTCAAGAAGGACGGCTGCAATGGTATCCCGTCCCGCCGGGGCCGAAAGCCTCGGGTACGGGACCCCGGGCTCCTGGAGGCCTCCATGGGGCTGGTGGACCCCGGCCCTCGCAGTGGCAGGGAGAGACGGCGCATGGAGGCAGCCTCGGCAGAGGGGGCCTCCAGGGTCCATGCACACAGTCCCCAGCCCCAGGAGAGGCCAGAGGAGCCGGGGCActga
- the LOC106613775 gene encoding dual specificity mitogen-activated protein kinase kinase 2: MAPKRRPVPLNITPIGEGQSISTTIDAASEANLEALQKKLGELDLDEQQRKRLEAFLTQKAQVGELKDDDFHPICELGAGNGGVVNKVRHKPSRLVMARKLIHLEIKPAIRNQIIRELQVLHECNSPYIVGFYGAFYSDGEISICMEHMDGGSLDQVLKEARRIPEEILGKVSIAVLRGLAYLREKHQIMHRDVKPSNILVNSRGEIKLCDFGVSGQLIDSMANSFVGTRSYMSPERLQGTHYSVQSDVWSMGLSLVELAIGRYPIPPPDAKELEAIFGRPVQDGAEGEPHTISNRLPRPPGGRPVSGHGMDSRPAMAIFELLDYIVNEPPPRLPLGVFTNDFNEFVTKCLIKNPAERADLKMLMNHTFIKRAEVEEVDFAGWMCKTMGLNQPSTPTRGTE; the protein is encoded by the exons ATGGCTCCGAAGAGAAGACCCGTTCCCCTAAATATCACGCCCATTGGAGAGGGGCAGTCCATCTCCACAACCATCGATGCTGCGTCCGA AGCCAATCTGGAGGCCTTACAGAAGAAGCTAGGTGAGCTAGATTTGGACGAACAGCAGAGGAAACGCCTGGAGGCTTTCCTCACCCAGAAAGCCCAAGTGGGCGAGCTGAAAGATGATGATTTCCACCCCATATGTGAGCTGGGCGCTGGCAACGGTGGAGTGGTCAACAAGGTCCGCCACAAACCCTCCAGACTGGTCATGGCCCGAAAG CTCATCCACCTGGAGATTAAGCCTGCCATCAGGAACCAGATCATCAGAGAGCTGCAGGTGCTGCATGAATGCAACTCTCCCTACATCGTGGGCTTCTACGGGGCCTTCTACAGCGATGGAGAGATCAGTATCTGCATGGAGCACATG GATGGAGGCTCTCTGGATCAGGTGCTGAAGGAAGCCAGGAGAATCCCTGAGGAGATCTTGGGAAAAGTCAGCATAGCA GTACTCCGAGGACTTGCCTATCTGCGGGAGAAGCACCAGATCATGCACAGAG ACGTCAAGCCCTCCAACATCCTGGTGAACTCGCGCGGGGAGATCAAGCTGTGTGACTTCGGCGTGAGTGGCCAACTCATCGACTCCATGGCCAACTCCTTCGTGGGAACGCGCTCCTACATGTCG CCGGAGAGACTGCAGGGCACACACTACTCTGTGCAGTCGGACGTGTGGAGCATGGGCCTGTCCCTGGTGGAGCTGGCCATCGGCCGCTACCCCATCCCCCCGCCTGATGCCAAGGAGCTGGAGGCCATCTTTGGCCGGCCCGTACAGGACGGAGCTGAGGGGGAACCACACACCATCTCCAACCGTCTCCCCAGACCACCAGGAGGGCGACCAGTCAGCG GACATGGGATGGACAGTCGACCAGCCATGGCGATATTTGAGCTGCTGGACTACATTGTCAATGAG CCTCCTCCCAGGCTGCCACTTGGTGTCTTCACCAACGATTTCAACGAGTTTGTGACAAAATG TCTGATCAAGAATCCAGCAGAGCGAGCTGACCTGAAGATGCTCATG AACCACACGTTTATCAAGCGTgctgaggtggaggaggtggacttCGCTGGCTGGATGTGTAAAACCATGGGCCTCAACCAACCCAGTACCCCCACCCGTGGCACTGAATGA